A stretch of Falco rusticolus isolate bFalRus1 chromosome 2, bFalRus1.pri, whole genome shotgun sequence DNA encodes these proteins:
- the LOC119143669 gene encoding OX-2 membrane glycoprotein-like yields the protein MKRMFLSKMTFQALVLCLAFAGLGEANVVPQAEHRYVKAGDNVTLGCSLTGPQDVLQVTWQKVSEKSRDNVATYSTIKGLKILQPYQDRMNFTSLVLNETNITFWDARMDDSGCYVCIFNIFPDGSFSGHTCLTVFGLNASVHYNISEGHLIAICNAVGLPEPTITWNNLFNSTPAQETVRHTNGIVSITSKLEIHNAQSIDAKNLTCTVSNTKEKMELPVKIQGEGSWLLWLTVTVGILIVLVVLILVMLCWRKRICRRG from the exons ATGAAACGGATGTTCCTTTCCAAAATGACTTTCCAAGCTCTGGTTTTGTGTCTGGCTTTTGCAGGACTTGGAGAGGCAAATG TGGTTCCTCAGGCTGAACACAGATATGTGAAGGCGGGCGACAACGTGACTCTTGGCTGTTCCTTGACAGGACCCCAAGATGTTCTGCAAGTGACATGGCAAAAGGTCTCTGAAAAATCCCGCGATAACGTAGCTACATACAGTACCATAAAAGGATTGAAGATTCTCCAACCCTATCAGGACCGAATGAACTTCACGAGTCTGGTACTCAATGAGACAAACATCACTTTTTGGGATGCTAGGATGGATGATTCAGGGTGTTACGTGTGTATCTTCAATATTTTTCCTGACGGCTCCTTCTCGGGACATACCTGCCTGACTGTCTTTG GTCTCAATGCATCTGTCCATTACAACATTTCCGAAGGTCATTTGATAGCCATCTGTAATGCTGTTGGCCTCCCAGAGCCCACCATCACCTGGAACAACTTGTTCAATTCTACTCCTGCACAGGAGACAGTCAGGCACACCAATGGGATTGTGTCCATCACCAGTAAACTGGAAATCCACAACGCTCAGAGCATTGATGCAAAGAACTTGACCTGCACAGTAAGCAACACgaaggaaaaaatggaattgCCTGTGAAAATACAAGGAG aagGATCCTGGTTGCTATGGCTGACAGTTACTGTGGGGATTTTAATTGTCCTCGTAGTTCTGATTTTGGTcatgctgtgctggaggaagaggatATGCAGGAGGGGTTGA